The following proteins come from a genomic window of Aquimarina sp. MAR_2010_214:
- a CDS encoding SOS response-associated peptidase, whose product MHKKVSNIAERQLIEKELGIKYKFPKLYTPNSVIDGTQETTLSVITMDQPDHISYAIWGLLPYNYEGEWSDFQKALDTLNVPKENLNSNGIFEEPYHKRRCKIIVTGFFIYHLHNGSLYPYYVYLESKKPFYIAGIYNTLDDGFITCSILTTKATGIVNKIQNLNASMPIFIPDNLSNIWLDSQADIRKISHILGLDNTLKLKAHPIAKEFFKNNISYDSMLDPVYYQGIPIL is encoded by the coding sequence ATGCATAAGAAAGTTTCAAATATTGCAGAGAGACAACTCATCGAAAAGGAGTTAGGTATTAAGTACAAATTCCCTAAGTTATACACCCCTAATTCTGTTATTGATGGCACTCAAGAAACAACATTATCTGTAATCACAATGGATCAACCAGATCATATATCATATGCAATTTGGGGACTTCTACCTTATAATTATGAGGGTGAATGGTCTGATTTTCAAAAAGCTTTAGATACCTTAAATGTTCCTAAAGAAAATTTAAATTCTAATGGAATTTTTGAAGAGCCTTATCATAAAAGACGTTGTAAAATTATTGTAACCGGCTTTTTTATATATCACTTACATAACGGTTCTCTTTATCCTTATTATGTATATCTAGAATCCAAAAAACCTTTTTATATAGCTGGGATTTATAATACACTAGATGACGGATTTATTACTTGCTCTATCCTTACGACAAAAGCTACAGGTATTGTAAACAAAATCCAAAATCTTAATGCTTCGATGCCTATATTTATTCCTGATAACTTAAGTAACATTTGGCTAGATTCACAAGCCGACATAAGGAAAATTAGTCATATTCTAGGTCTCGACAATACTCTAAAATTAAAAGCACACCCTATAGCCAAAGAGTTTTTTAAGAATAATATATCTTATGATTCCATGCTTGATCCTGTTTATTATCAAGGTATCCCTATACTATAA